From Gadus macrocephalus chromosome 16, ASM3116895v1:
CCATTAGATATGACAAAAGGGAGCCGAACCCACATGCTTATATACCCATTCACTGATGCAACTATTGCTGGAGTGCCCTTTGGCAAAACAGCGTCAATCAATGTATTGTTCCAGAAAGAGGGGTTCATATTCTTTTGTCCTGATGATTATAAAGGAAGAACATCAATTATAATGATATTGTGCGGGCAGCAGAGGTTCTTACCAGGCCTAAACACGCTCATTTGTTGCACATCATTTTCAGGGTCAAAATTTTGCATTGGAAAATGCAATTCAAATATCAGGTCTTCACAATATCATTGACCAGCAAACCAATACTAGACCGTTTGAACCGTCCGGTAGAGAGTCATGCACAGGAAATTCTGAGGACGCAGGGATGGAACCCTACCGGActgtagagacacagagatgtaGAGACAGGGGGATGGACCCCTACCTGAGTGTGGGGACAGAGGGATGGACCCCTACCTGactgtagagacagagagatcgaCCCCTACCTGACTGtggagacagagggatggaCCCCTACCTGACTatagagacagagggatggacGCCTACCTGACTatagagacagagggatggacGCCTACCTGACTGCAGAGACAACTGTACCGAAGGACAGGTCATTGTTATCTGGATTGCCTTGCTGATTGTCCCCTGACTTTGTATTATGTTGGAGGTTGTGATGAATTCAACCTGTTGGGCCACCTCTGGTTGGAGAACTATGGCTCTGCGCGGGCCCTGGCCCCCCCCAAGGCCCTGCTGTTAGGGGAGAAGACCTCCTGACCACAGAGCAGTCGTGTTGAAACTGAGGAGGAACGTTCAAGGAACATTTCTGGCTCCACAACGGACTTCTCTACTGTCTCCAAACACAGTGTGgtgttaggtttagggtttggGTTAACTTGTCACCTCTCTATTCCTTTAGGGCCTCACTACAGCATCATGTGGTTCTCAGTGTCATGTTGGGGTATTTTATCCTAAGGTTCTAGGGTAGCTCCACACAGCGTTGTGCTCTATACTCTGGGCGATGCCCTGAGCCTTCACCCAGCTGATTTCCCTACACAGCCTTCAGAGATCCACTGACCCATGCCCGGGGCACATGAGGAAGTCTTAGGCACTAGCAAACAATATTCAAATTCAGCCCTCAGAATTTGCCTCAATATCAACTCTACTTTCATGTTAGCAATATGCAAAGGTATCCTGGCCCGGCTCTGGCTGTGTGTTgatacgtctctctctcccttccctctctcataCATTGTGTCTGACATGAAGTCCTCTCTGTTTCAGGGAGGAGCATCCACACCTCCATCCTTTGTACAAATGCCAGGTAAGATTCTTAAATATCCTGCTTCCAGCTGATTTAGGGGCTAAAATAAATCCACAAATGCTCTTCACTTAAGTACCATCGACTTATATTactaaaaacaatatatatgtTGGCCAGCAGAGGGCATACATGTGACGACTtgattggtttggtttggttaaaGCCTTCAGGATTtttctataaatatatttgGCCGTTTACACATTGACCAAACTAGATCCACAATATTTTCACCCATATTtagatttatatattttttgcttaATTATTCACTGCATATTCATTTTTGGCAAGAATTAGTTGATTTAAAATTTGGGATTATTAATatcccatttatttatttattttgtgatcAATTTTTGATTGTTTTATTTCTTCAATCATTATTTACACATTGGAGGGGAAGCATCTTTACAACCAAAAAGAAACAACGAAAAAGCAGAATGATTAGAGCATCCTTTAATCCAGTAACAAGGGCAGTGAAGGGCACTCCCTTGTTCCCTCCAACCCACCCAATCGGTCCCCACCCTCTGAACCTTAACGTGATGAAATCAAAGTGttgaacaatttaaaaaaaaagaggaaaacgAAGCTAAGtatgaaaacaaaaaataaaagagggaaaaagggcacacacacacacgaacacacaccacTGTTAACCCTTTCCCCTTGCCTCCCAGGAATCTCATGTCCATTGCGTGCATAAAATAAATATCTTAGAAGTAGAAGTATCAAATGAATGCTGATTTCCTCCATCATATGATGATGAAGTCGCATATTCATAAAATATATGCATACCTTTCGAATAAGGGCTAGTTCCTCCATCATATGATGATATCCACAGAAGTAGCTAGAACATAGAGTGCAAAATAACCAAATGGTATACATAATAAACCATGTACATGTGCATTATGAGGTCTGGACAAAGTATATGGAAAACATAGATCAAATATAAACAATAGCTGACAAAGACACTTTGACCATAAGGATTTAtaacatttcatttattttctctcataactttgaCCAGCAATCTATATTAGATTTTTTGGCACAATGTAAACGTGCTGTGGAGAGCTCCAGCCATGCAATCAATCAATATCCCATTTATATAGCTACAGTTATATTCAAAATGTATACACTATACAACACACTATACCCCAGTCGAGGAGATTGGTTGTTCTCAATCAAACCAATGCAAGAGCATGGAAAGAACCCAGGCGGACTCATTGACTGTATAGTTGATGTACGAGGAGCACATCATGTATTGATACAAGAGGAGAAGCCTGTGTTTACCGAAGTAGGTCCACAAGTGTATTCAGCCTTCAGGTCTATCGAAGCTAAAAGGGTGAATCTGAATGGAGCTCCCAGGAATCTGACCTAAACCACACTGAGCCGCACCATGAGTCTCCTCTCGCAGTAGAACTCTAGTAGAAACCACACGTAGCCGCACCATGAGTCTCCTCTCGCAGTAGAACTCTAGTAGAAACCACACTGAGCCACACCATGAGTCTCCTCTAGTCTAGCAGTAGAACTCTAGTAGAAACCACACTGAGCCGCACCATGAGTCTCCTCTAGTCTAGCAGTAGAACTTTAGTAGAAACCACACGTAGCCGCACCATGAGTCTCCCCTCGCAGTAGAACTCTAGCAGATGTCTATCGTACTCTCATATGCACATCAAACAGGGACACTATATCCTTGTAACAGCTTTGGATGGATCTCTTGTAATGTCATTTAGCAATGTGTTCCGTCCTTTGCAAGATGTGAATAATAAGACTTTCAATGCAACACTTCAATGTAAAAACTAAAAAGGCTTTTTTCCCCCAGGCTCCCACATGATTCCCGGGTACTACGGCATGCGGCGGCCCTACATCTCCGACTCCGACTACTGCCCCTCGTCCGCCAAGCAGTTCTCGACGGAGCTGTACGGGCCGGCGCTGGGCTCCAAGGCGCTGGAGCCCTCCTCGGTCGGCGGCTACTCCTCCTTCATCGACTGCTACTGCCCCGAGACCTTCGGGGACTACCGCAGCGCCACCGCCGCCTTCTCCACCTCGGCGGGCACCTCCATCTTCCCCCCCACCGCGCTGACCTCCCTGCTGCCGCCCTTCGGGGGCGACGGATCCCATCTCTTTCTGGTACGAGCCCGAGCTGGAGCCGTGTGGGGCTtgcatggagggagggagggtgggtgggcTGGCTGCTCGATGGTTTGGATCTGTGGGGATCGGGGGCCCGTTCAGAGCGGAGATCAGACATGTCTTCATTATTCTGCATCACTGTGCAATCCCTAAATTTCCCCCTTCCTCCTTTCCACCTTCTTTCTTCttacccatctctctctctctctctctctctctctctctctctctctctctctctctctctctctctctctctctctctctctctctctctctctctctctctctctccctctctctctccctctctctccctctctctctctctctctctctctctctctctctctctccctctctctctctctctctctctctctctctctctctctctcccttccatccTTGCAGAGGGAGTCCTGGGACCAGTCGGTTCCGGAGCCCCTGTCCCAGGTGGGGGATGGCCTGTGTCCCGACGGCCTGGGCAGTGTGGTGGGCGTGGCATCCGCCTCCATCACCAGCCCGGAGCCCGAGGGCAGCCCGTCCCACCAGCAGCAGTACCGCTCCCCCAgccacagctcctccaccatgggcccgtcctcctcctccacgggcCCCTCGGGCCAGCCCTACGCCCTGCACACGCTGGAGGACGTCCACTACCACCCCCTTTCCAGCAGCTCCTACCcgccctcctcgccctccttctGCTCCCCATACATGTCCGGCACCGTGGGGGACCTGGCCCCTAAGATGGCCCCCCTGGCGCCGGAGGAAGCTGAGAGCCAAAGGGGCCTCTCCTCCCACAGCGATGCTCATCACCCCTCCTGGGCCAAAGAGGATGCTGGGAGCTCCTGGTCGTCCTATGAGATCAGGAGGTCCTACTAAGCaactgacggggggggggggggggggggggtaatttaATGTGGCGCTGTTGCATTGTGGCACTTAAGAGGAGTGTGTTTGCCTCCTAGGACTTCATGCTGTCACCGTTTTCATTTGAAGTTTCACTGTAAGTACGTAGATGACGTGAATAAATGTGCTGTAGAAGAGTAGGTGCCCGTTCTCCTTCAGAGTTTATGGAAGATGCTCCAATTGCAGATAAAGTCTCCCGAACAATAGATCTGCTCTGAGTCAGCTCCATCTCTGAGCCAGCTCCAGGGAGTCTGCAGGCTGCAGTGGGCCCTGGGGGAGACTGCGCTCTGGGAGGGGGTGTCCGTGTCTCATGAATGTCTTTAATGTTAAATgaactaacaaacaaacacatttactaCAGGAACAGTCACGTAACAGAGGTTCCAACCACCTTTTCATGTTTAGACTtcactatttagtcatttaggtGAAGGAATTATGAAACTAGACTAGATAGGGAAATAATAAAATCGGGGTGcataaaaagggggggggggggggtattaaacTACCAACATTGAAGATATAAATATTAACACAGATGTAAACTTTGACAAGATTAGAAGTGAAGACTGAGATTTATTTTcggataaatatttttttatttcaaaaaacAATTTAGAATTGAATCCGTTTTGTGCTCAAATAGGTCTCAGATATTCTTctcatatttattaaaaaaacattgactGCGAACATTTCGAATGAttaatttgttatttatttttaaataagaaataaaactTTATGGGATTATCTGCAAACCCCTACATTAAAAATCATGTGAAGATGTATTTTTAACTGCTTGaccaatataggcctactccaaaaaaaatactaaacaacttccaataaaatgaaatagaaCATGAAATAATTGTACACAATAAGTATATTCATTCAACTTGTTAGGTAGCCTACGTTAACAAGCTGAATGGATCGTGAATAGCCTGCATAATCACGTCGAAAGCAGATCTTTTTCAAGGGAAAAGGCCTCTGCTGTGGCCATTAGGGGGCGCTCTGAGCCAGCGTCCGAGCAAGGAAGAGCTTCAAAGGGAATGTATCAATGGGACAATGGAACTCGGGTGAACAACGCTTGATATGTCAACTGTGTGTATAAAACATTAGATAACATCTTTGTACGTTGCAGACGTCTGGCCGTTGTAAGAGACAGCTAAGAGTtcattaatgttttttattttttttcgtgAAATGAAAGATAAATCACTCAAAGgacttgtgttttttatgtgtccAAAGTTCATTATAATTAATGTATTACAGATCAACGTTCTTTGAGAAAATACATTATTATTCATCTCAAACTAATTGAACAAATTATAATCCCAAGCGGTGCATTTTTTATTGTAGCAAAACTGTAGCCAAATTATAATAGACCTTTTATATCTTATCAAAGGCCTTTCAAGGCCTTTTATATCTTAGTAAAGgctttttttaggcctaagaaGAAATGACAGTATGTCCATACCGGACACGGGTAGAGAGAACAGTCCCTACAGGCTACTGGACGTCCTTCTCAGTGGTAAGATAACGAAATAAATATTAAGTGTAATTAACGCAAAACGAGTGAAAAACGTTCATTTAACTAACATAATTAAATATCTATATTAGGCTACTAaacgtatttctaaatgtttgcGAAGAAATTCTTGGATGTTAAATATTCTAGGAAACCATTAATTATTATTAGGCTAGTTATCTGATCCAAGCAGATACAATTTGACTGATGTGAAGTGTATCTAACATAAAGTATAACAAAGAGCAGCCTGGAGAGGCCCCAgcccgcgtgtgtgtgagtgagaagcACTTGTCGTGTGAGCCTGAAGCCTGCGATGCCCAAGATGGCTGCTGCCCCTTGCCACGCCCACCAATTTACAACTTAATCAATTGTTATTAAATTTTGTGTTAAAACATTTATTGCAATACATTGTTGGAGTGTTGAATGGTCTTAATAAACGTAAGATTGTAGTCCCAAAGGCATGAGTGGGCTCTCAATGAGCATTGGACAGGGGGTGTGGATGGTCGGAAATCCAAAAAGGGCcattaaatgtataaaacatcactttattttcttttaaatataaaatactATTATAATCTATTAAAGTGGGACTTATTTAGTGTGTATAAATGATGAATTGCAGTGAAAAATCGATATTTTTGAGTTGCCTCTGAATATTCAAATTGAAAGTAACGCGCAATCAAATCATTGTCAAATCATTGAGTTCTAGGGGTTTTAAATAGTAGGCATGGAGGGAGAAAATCACAAACTAATATATCCCCAGGTATATAACACTATTGTTGCATGCTCTCACGCTGTTTTGACACTTTTGTGGTGCGATCTTTTTCAATTTTTGCAAGATATTGGTTCTTGGCCATTTAATGAAGCAGAAAAGGGACGTTGGAGAATCTCATAGGAGTTGTTCCAGGAGCCTTTTCCTCCACCCAGCCAGCATGTCGGGTAAGTCTGCCTTGGCGTTTTCCTCTGGAAACGGGCTTGTTGCATTTTCTCCTGAAACAAACAAGGcgaagagaaaacattttttaatcACATAGTTTAAACCATCCCACAGACTTAAAGCATCACAATGTGAAGAGGTCTCCCCTACCTCCCAGTGACCCCGCTCCACTGGGCCACAAACAAGGTCCCTAGCGTTACAATATTGGGGTAAACGAGGATTTATTTCTCGGGCCACCTGTTACTTTAATGCGTAATTATTTTGCTGAAAGTTAAGCAGACTGTCTGATCCAGGGGAGTTCGCGGCTCCAACGCTGCGTCGCGCTTCATTCCTGACTGACATTTTACCCTTTGGCAAACCTTTGCATCTTTGTATCTTTGTACTTTATAACTCTAAAGTGATGCTGTTACTTGATATCTAGCAAcacccattattattattatatgatacAAGAGGGACGTTACGATACGTTTGGTGGTAAGTGGACGTTACAAAGTGTAAATGAGCTCAGCTATTTCCTATTGACAATTTAAAAGAGACATTATGCCGAATGAATATTGATCCCATTAGTATCGCGACAGGACAACACGTACCAATGATTTCAGAACCATGCAAACGCATCTCCAGACTTGCAGCCCATAGGTCAACATCGGGGCTTCACATTAACTTTACATTACGCGGACGTAAAGACGTAGTCTATTACGTATACATTTGGTTTATCTGCCCATTGGTAAGTGAAATAGTAGAAATGACTGATATGCAGTCATCGCAGCGCGCAGAAGCCCTAAAATTCCATGCTAATTATGTGAGGTGGGGCTTTGGCCAAAGTCTTTTTCATTTACCTATACACTACTTTCTTTGAGATGTTTCCTCCACGGTTGTTTGGAGATCGAAGAATATCTTGTGGTTCCTAAAATGTCTCTGAACGGGACATATCCAGTCTTTATTATGCCAGAGAAACGATGAACCAAGCATCGACTATTCGTCTCCAATCACATCCAACTTTTAAGAGCACACAAAACAGATTTTACGTCTGTTTTGTGTGCGTTTTATGTGTGCGTTTTACGtccaaaaaaaatcaattatCAGTACGCCGTTCTTTTGAATTGATCCGTCAAACCCAGCTTCACGCCGATCCTGCTCTTTTGGTCCTTTTTTTTGCGGGTTATTGTGTCTTTTGGTCTGTCTCGGTTTTACGCGAAATTCGCGTATTTTTTCTGCGTTATCTCAATCGCACCAGACCTGATTTAACACACGATCTCTGCTGGAATAAAACGCAAATCCTGTATCTTAAATATGCACTTACTTGGTCCCATTTTCACAGTTTTTCTTTGTCCTTTAGTGTAGCCACGTTGGGCTGGGCGTCAGTCCATTCCTGAAACCAAAGGGACTTTGTCCTGTAAGCAGAATGCCGTAAAAGGAGCCTGCTGTGAGGCGTGGGGGCGCACGCAGGACATGCAGCCTGGAAAAGTTGTAGAATGCATAGAAACGGACTGAAATAAAAGTGCAAGGATACATTTTGGGTCCAATAGGCATATGTGGGCGATAAAGGGGcacatttataaaaacaaaGCCCTCAACAAGAACACATCCTATGTGGTTTGGATTTTTTTATTGATCCCgccaagacaaacaaacaaaaataaattttAATGTCATTATTGGTTCAAAAAGCCTTTCTACAACTTGGACACACTGCAAATTGTATGTGCTTGTGCAAATAAACGACTTTACAAATGTATGGACATTAGGGCGGGTCTctgcatatatatatcaatcgatatatctatagatagatatattctatatgtcaaataaaaaaaagaaggaaaagcaAGGAaaaagagggagtgaggggaacAGGCTGTGATACTGGGATTGTGTTTTGGAGGGGAACCATTGTCTGTTGTCTGCTGCGGAGTGTGTTGGTGACCTCTTTGTTATTGACATGCAGATAAGCCACGGGTATACCAGGGAGTCCGCGTCAAGACCACGGTGAAGGAGCTGCTGCAGAGACACAGAGCCCGGGCAGCGGACGATAAGGATCTAGCGGTAAGCAGCACCCAAGAAACACAAAGAGTTCCATGATCATCAAATCATCCCCATGTATAGCCATGTACAGAAGTAGTGAAAACAgaatgacacacaaacaaacacgagcgcgcgcgcgcgcacacacacacacacacacacacacacacacacacacacacacacacacacacacacacacacacacacacacacacacacacacaatcaaaaatGCAATGAACGAGCCGATCGTTCATGCAGACAGTAAGCACTTTACGCACGTAGACGCGCGCCCATGTGTGTCCTACGCATCATGTCAGGCGCGTTCACAAACTAATTCTTGGTGACGGCGACATTCCGACGCTAATCTGTACCATCTCCCTCTGTTCTTCTGTATACTTCTTCTTATTGCAATAAGCAGGTATCCCAGGACTGCATGGACATCCCCAGCCTCTGCGTCGGCCTGTCCTCCCTTCAGAGTAAGTAGACTCACGGTGCAGCCCATCCCACCAAGTCAGCCGTCGCAT
This genomic window contains:
- the LOC132474525 gene encoding POU class 2 homeobox associating-factor 2-like produces the protein MDTEYSKRVYQGVRVKHTVKDLLAEKRSRQTSGPRYSGGASTPPSFVQMPGSHMIPGYYGMRRPYISDSDYCPSSAKQFSTELYGPALGSKALEPSSVGGYSSFIDCYCPETFGDYRSATAAFSTSAGTSIFPPTALTSLLPPFGGDGSHLFLRESWDQSVPEPLSQVGDGLCPDGLGSVVGVASASITSPEPEGSPSHQQQYRSPSHSSSTMGPSSSSTGPSGQPYALHTLEDVHYHPLSSSSYPPSSPSFCSPYMSGTVGDLAPKMAPLAPEEAESQRGLSSHSDAHHPSWAKEDAGSSWSSYEIRRSY